The proteins below come from a single Procambarus clarkii isolate CNS0578487 chromosome 26, FALCON_Pclarkii_2.0, whole genome shotgun sequence genomic window:
- the LOC123756811 gene encoding uncharacterized protein — translation MNQEPQSPLLQTVCHASLLTLVTLMADHVEQLDQVGQLSRLGFKKATHESLKLPQTRYDDRLHLRNNAETFNGDAVEAEKLLRDSSDLLSASEKSEVLFGEGDTRELPDLVLPCAPIYRFDEEGEIFQQVNTMTPSSSEDCGYHSGPSEVHYDDAPVCNDHSNDPLTLSVTPDTELVDSWPGIDRLCVVSVDSGASNSSPFITSAAELQSFPNIDDTPTDIILMNQSSTLNEDETQVNAKVIPDINVIAETEMMAETIPKIDFHAASIELVDDYLEDHCPENQLRDLSTTVLGDTASWQGSRSTSSRNYVQGLLNASPQEVSYRRQRVPFHTVVFTERKPSTGDALVLSLGLSAHGANTIQDIASRNQGAARERLQQQGEMLPSENRLTRQCESCGVSPEDCLKKLGLHSDHVGSLTPSPKSERLLQFFRNIQPVVPRPLHAHTPCGSDPQLDQTQQQPATRCQSRSLTSSPAHSSGDGRKPRLNTF, via the exons ATGAACCAGGAGCCACAATCACCGTTGCTACAGACAGTGTGCCACGCTAGTCTGCTGACCTTGGTCACTCTGATGGCCGACCACGTGGAACAGCTTGACCAGGTGGGTCAACTCTCCCGTCTAGGCTTCAAGAAGGCCACCCACGAGTCTCTCAAGCTGCCGCAGACGAGATATGACGACCGGCTCCATCTGAGGAACAATGCTGAGACATTCAACGGCGATGCGGTCGAAGCTGAGAAACTCCTGCGGGATTCTTCAGACTTGTTGAGTGCGTCGGAAAAGTCTGAAGTCTTGTTTGGTGAAGGAGACACACGCGAGCTTCCCGATCTCGTTCTGCCTTGCGCTCCGATCTACAGGTTCGACGAGGAAGGGGAGATTTTTCAGCAAGTTAATACAATGACGCCCAGCAGTAGTGAAGATTGCGGGTACCACAGTGGTCCCTCTGAGGTGCACTACGACGATGCCCCTGTGTGTAACGACCACAGTAATGACCCTCTGACTCTATCTGTCACTCCCGACACGGAACTCGTCGACTCCTGGCCTGGTATAGATCGACTGTGCGTCGTCAGTGTCGACAGTGGCGCCTCGAACTCATCCCCGTTCATCACCTCGGCAGCGGAACTCCAGTCCTTCCCTAACATCGACGACACACCCACCGACATCATCCTAATGAACCAATCTAGCACTTTAAACGAGGACGAGACACAAGTTAACGCCAAGGTTATTCCGGATATTAACGTGATCGCTGAGACAGAAATGATGGCGGAGACGATTCCCAAGATCGACTTCCACGCCGCGTCCATTGAGCTCGTAGACGACTACCTCGAAGATCACTGTCCAGAGAACCAGCTGAGGGACCTCTCCACCACCGTCCTTGGAGACACAG CAAGTTGGCAGGGCTCTCGCTCCACCTCCTCCAGGAATTACGTGCAGGGACTCCTGAACGCCAGCCCGCAGGAGGTCTCCTACAGGAGGCAGCGAGTGCCTTTCCACACGGTGGTCTTCACGGAAAGGAAACCTTCCACCGGCGACGCCCTGGTCCTCAGTCTTGGCCTCTCAGCCCACGGCGCCAACACCATTCAAGACATCGCCTCCAGGAACCAG GGAGCAGCCAGGGAGCGCCTACAGCAGCAGGGAGAGATGCTACCGTCGGAAAATAGACTGACGAGACAGTGCGAGTCTTGTGGAGTCTCCCCTGAAGACTGCCTCAAGAAGCTGGGTCTTCACTCTGACCATGTCGG ATCGCTGACTCCCTCCCCAAAGAGTGAACGCCTCTTGCAGTTCTTCAGAAACATCCAGCCAGTGGTTCCACGCCCACTCCACGCCCACACGCCTTGTGGCTCCGACCCTCAGCTCGATCAAACGCAGCAGCAGCCAGCTACGAGGTGCCAGAGTCGAAGTCTGACAAGCTCTCCCGCGCACTCGAGCGGGGACGGTAGGAAGCCTCGCCTCAACACCTTCTGA